GGGCGGCCGGCCGCGATGTCGGCGATGGCCTGTTCGACCGGGTCGAGCGCGAAGTCCGCGAAACCGTCGGTGCCGTACAGGATCGGTGCCGTGCTCATGCCGGCGCTCCTTCCAGGGCGGGCTGCACTGCCGCGCGGGAGCGCAGCCACCAGTCGCGCAGGCCCCACAGGACGAGCCCGCCGTAGATGACGTAGACGAAGCCGGAGAAGGCGTAACCGTTGGCGAAGTTGAGGGGCACGCCGACGAGGTCGACGAGCAGCCAGGCGAACCAGAACTCGACCATGCCGCGGGCCTGGGCGTACATCGCGACGATGGTGCCGACGAAGATGTACGCGTCCGGCCAGGGGTCCCAGGACAGGGTCGGGTACGCCTTGAAGAGGAGCGCCACCGCGACCGTACCCGCGGCGGCCGCGGCGATCATCGCTCCGCGTTCGCGCCAGGTGGCGAACCGTACGGCGATGTGGCCGTCCTCCGCCTGGCTCCTGCCGCGGTTCCACTGCCACCAGCCGTACAGCGCGACGGCCATGACGACCGCCTGCTTGCCCGCGCTGCCGGTCAGATGACCGAAGAAGGCCCCGAAGAGGATCAGGCCGGCCAGGAACTGCACGGGCCACGTCCAAATGGAGCGCCGCCAGCCGAGGGCGAGGGCTGCCAGGCCGAAGAGGTTGCCGATCATGTCCGACCAGAGGATGTGCTGGTCGAAGAGGACGAAGGCCTCGGAGTTCAGCGAGTTCACTTGGCCGCCCCTTGCGCACGGTCGCCCAGCATCCGCTCGACGTACTTGGCGATGACGTCCACCTCGAGGTTGACCGGGTCGCCGGGCTGCTTGTGGCCGAGCGTGGTCAGGGCGAGGGTGGTGGGGATGAGGCTGACGGTGAAGTAGTCGGGGCCGGCGTCGACGACGGTGAGGCTGATGCCGTCGACGGTGATGGAGCCCTTCTCGACGACGTACCGGGTGAGGTCCGCGGGCAGGGAGATCTTCACGATCTCCCAGTTGTCGGACGGCTTGCGTTCCAGGATCTCGCCGGTGCCGTCCACGTGGCCCTGCACGATGTGCCCGCCGAGGCGTTCGCCGACGGCCATGGGGCGTTCGAGGTTGACGCGGGAGCCGGCCTTGAGCGCGCCGAGGCTGGAGCGGTTGAGGGTCTCGGCCATCACGTCGGCGGTGAACTCGTCGCCCTCGTGGTCGACGACCGTGAGGCAGACGCCGTTGACCGCGATGGAGTCGCCGTGTTTCGCGCCCTGGGTGACGACGGGGCCTCGCAGGCGGAAGCGACAGGCGTCGTCGAGGGTCTCGACGGCGGTGACCTCGCCCAGCTCTTCGACGATTCCGGTGAACACTTCCCGGGTCCTCCTGCCTCTTCGGGCACGGACTCCGGGGCTGTCGATGACGACAGAGGATACGAGCGAGGACACCGGGAACGACGCCGGACGGAGTCCGCCCGAGGGCGGACTTCTTCGGCGGCGCGCATGTATGCCCGCTCGCCGCGCACTGCCTCCCATCCGGACTTTAACCGTCGGTCCAGGAATTTCACCTGGTCAACCGGCCGCTGGAGGCGACCGGGTCGCGGACTGTAACCGCCGGTTCGGACTTTCACCGACCCCGGAGTGCGCTGCTACTGATACATGGCCAGTGTGCCACGCCTGATCGATGTCCAGACGGGCGAACGGTGTGGGCTGCCTCACAGAACGTGTCACCGCCCTTCCCGAGCGCGACGGACCGGTCCAACTCCCCTGCGTGCGTCCGCGCTTGACGGACTCCGGGTTGGTACGCACCTATTGACGCTGTGGTCTAGTCCTTTCTAGGGTCGTGGGCATCTGCGCAGACCGGCCCGGCGGCGGTGACGACGGCCCTTGCCCGCCGTCGGGCCCTCCCACGCCGTACGGACGGTGTTCTGGCAGGGTGAGGCGTATGACCACCACGCTCGCCGACGAGTTCGAGACCCACCGGCCCCGGCTGTTCTCGCTCGCCTACCGGCTGCTGGGCTCCGCCGAGGAGGCGGAGGACGCGGTCCAGGACGCGTATCTGCGCTTCAGCGGGGCGGACCGTACGGGGATCGAGCATCCGGCGGCCTGGCTCGCCAAGGTCGTCACCAACCTCTGCCTGAACCGGCTGACCTCCGCCCGGGCCCGGCGCGAGCGGTACGTCGGGACCTGGCTGCCCGAGCCGGTGGTGACCGCGGACGACACGCTCGGCCCGCTGGAGTCGGCCGAGCAGCGGGACGCCGTGTCGATGGCGATGCTGGTGCTGCTGGAGCGGCTCACGCCGGCCGAGCGGGCGGTGTACGTGCTGCGGGAGGCGTTCGGGTACGGGCACCGGGAGATCGCCGGGGTGCTGGATCTGGGCGAGGCCAACTGCCGCCAGCTGTACCGGCGGGCCGTGCGGCGGGTGGGCGAGCCGCAGGCCCGGTTCGAGGCCGCGTCCGAGCGGCAGGAGGAGCTCGTCACGTCGTTCATCACGGCGGCCCGCGACGGCGACCTGGCCGGGCTGGAGAAGCTGCTCGCGGCCGACGCCACCTGGTGGAGCGACGGGGGCGGGAAGGTCACCGCGGCCCGGTGGCCGATCGAGGGCGGGCTCAAGGTCGCCCGGTTCGTGGCGGGCGGGGGCCCGAAGTTCGCGGTGGGCCTGGAGTTCACCGTCACGGAGGTCAACGGTGCGACGGGGCTTGCCAGCTGGGCGGGCGACACGCTCGTCGGCCTGGCGGCGTTCGAGGTGCGCGACGGGCTGGTCGTGGGGGTGCGGGCCGTGGTCAACCCGGAGAAGCTGGCGTTCGCACGGCGTCAGCTCACTCGGCGGTAGACGCCCGCCGGGCGGGGTCTCGGGATCGGCGGGCGGGGTCTCGGGGACGCCGGGCGCGGTCTCGGGATCGGCGGGCGTGGTCTCGGGATCGGCGGGCGTGGTCCCGGGGACACCGGACGCGGACTCCGGATCACCGGACGCAATCCCGGGGACACCGGACGCGGTCCCGGGGCTGCCGAGCGCGGTCTCCGGATCGCCGGGTGCGGTTCCGGGGACACCGGGCGCAGTTTCCGGATCGCGGGGGGGCAGTTCCGGTGACGCCGAACGCGGTTCCGGGGACACCGGGCGCAGTTTCCGGATCGCCGGGGGCAGTTCCGGTGACGCCGAACGCGGTTCCGGTGACACCGAACGCGTCCTGGGAACACCGGACACAGTCCCGGGATCGCCCGGCGCCGTCTGTCACATCCGGCAGGGGCTGTTCGGTCTCAGTTGGCGAGGGGCGCTCCGTCCGGGGGCGCCTGGCGTTCGAAGGGGCTGAACAACATGACCACGATCCTGGTGACCGGCGGCACCGGAACGCTCGGCCGGCTCGTCGCCGAGCGGCTGCGCGCGGACGGGCACGAGGTGCGGGTGCTCAGCCGGCACACCCAGCCGTACGCGGTCGACCTGCGGGAGGGCGGTGGCGCGCTGGACGCGGCCGTCGCCGGTGTGGACACGATCGTGCACTGCGCGTCGTCACCGAAGGGCGACGAGCGGGCGGCGGCGAACCTGATCAGGGCGGCGCGCGGGGCCGGTGTGCGGCACC
The genomic region above belongs to Streptomyces coeruleorubidus and contains:
- a CDS encoding nicotinamide mononucleotide transporter family protein, yielding MNSLNSEAFVLFDQHILWSDMIGNLFGLAALALGWRRSIWTWPVQFLAGLILFGAFFGHLTGSAGKQAVVMAVALYGWWQWNRGRSQAEDGHIAVRFATWRERGAMIAAAAAGTVAVALLFKAYPTLSWDPWPDAYIFVGTIVAMYAQARGMVEFWFAWLLVDLVGVPLNFANGYAFSGFVYVIYGGLVLWGLRDWWLRSRAAVQPALEGAPA
- a CDS encoding riboflavin synthase; translation: MFTGIVEELGEVTAVETLDDACRFRLRGPVVTQGAKHGDSIAVNGVCLTVVDHEGDEFTADVMAETLNRSSLGALKAGSRVNLERPMAVGERLGGHIVQGHVDGTGEILERKPSDNWEIVKISLPADLTRYVVEKGSITVDGISLTVVDAGPDYFTVSLIPTTLALTTLGHKQPGDPVNLEVDVIAKYVERMLGDRAQGAAK
- a CDS encoding RNA polymerase sigma-70 factor; this translates as MTTTLADEFETHRPRLFSLAYRLLGSAEEAEDAVQDAYLRFSGADRTGIEHPAAWLAKVVTNLCLNRLTSARARRERYVGTWLPEPVVTADDTLGPLESAEQRDAVSMAMLVLLERLTPAERAVYVLREAFGYGHREIAGVLDLGEANCRQLYRRAVRRVGEPQARFEAASERQEELVTSFITAARDGDLAGLEKLLAADATWWSDGGGKVTAARWPIEGGLKVARFVAGGGPKFAVGLEFTVTEVNGATGLASWAGDTLVGLAAFEVRDGLVVGVRAVVNPEKLAFARRQLTRR